A genomic segment from Candidatus Nanopelagicales bacterium encodes:
- a CDS encoding extracellular solute-binding protein, with protein sequence MRFGSVVTVVVGAALLVTGCGREEGTDEIGPVDQVTQATVVAADQITAILNGPVPSDSAGAASSEPSGSDSPESAVAPSGTATESTSKIIAPAENTRDTLTVWLMPEVPGAVVDRVNKLFRKDYPKVDVNVERQDWATISQLLQERLPDPETTPDIVEIANDTPASLGAEGLIADLDSVRTKLRLAEWTKGLRESVELGDELVGVPLYGQGRVVAYDKAAWKAAGVAEPPRTISEMEASLDKVQSGGVQPDYSAFWFPGRYWQGALPWIWSDGGELAVPDGDSWVGAVDSSESQAGLLKWQTLVRKFSRAPADSDETSASQVKALDDGRAASALMLPWEVDALTKAHGVFALPGESEGAVAPQLLEGSDLAVSSASIRQGLAVEWLARFLDDSVQRQLARDTKTIPALASAVSELKGDPVAEIQAKLASVGRTTPPAALWPAVEREQVLPDMLQAIMTKPGASESPSASVSGGSPSGPVSPSPSAPSTGLSGFPSPSGVPTASATLPSGPPSLSPSEMATGSLPTDLP encoded by the coding sequence ATGAGGTTCGGTTCCGTGGTCACCGTCGTCGTCGGTGCTGCACTGCTGGTCACTGGCTGCGGCCGCGAGGAGGGCACGGACGAGATCGGCCCGGTGGATCAGGTCACGCAGGCCACCGTGGTCGCTGCCGACCAGATCACCGCGATCCTGAACGGACCCGTGCCATCGGACTCCGCGGGCGCCGCGTCCTCCGAGCCCTCCGGATCCGATTCGCCGGAATCTGCCGTCGCCCCTTCGGGGACTGCAACCGAGTCCACTTCGAAAATCATCGCGCCCGCCGAGAACACGCGCGACACGTTGACGGTGTGGCTCATGCCGGAAGTGCCCGGTGCGGTCGTCGACCGCGTCAACAAACTGTTCCGCAAGGACTACCCCAAGGTCGATGTCAACGTCGAGCGACAGGACTGGGCCACGATCTCCCAGCTACTCCAAGAGCGACTGCCCGATCCCGAGACCACGCCCGACATCGTCGAAATCGCCAACGACACACCGGCAAGTCTCGGCGCCGAGGGATTGATCGCGGACCTGGACTCCGTTCGGACGAAACTGCGGCTTGCCGAATGGACCAAGGGTCTCCGCGAGTCCGTCGAGCTCGGCGATGAGCTGGTGGGCGTCCCGTTGTACGGGCAAGGTCGGGTTGTCGCCTACGACAAGGCAGCGTGGAAGGCGGCCGGGGTCGCCGAACCTCCCCGCACAATCAGCGAGATGGAAGCTTCGCTGGACAAGGTCCAGTCCGGCGGGGTTCAGCCGGACTACTCGGCCTTCTGGTTCCCGGGTCGATACTGGCAGGGCGCACTGCCGTGGATTTGGTCCGACGGCGGTGAGTTGGCTGTCCCCGACGGAGACTCGTGGGTGGGCGCAGTCGATTCCAGCGAATCCCAAGCCGGTCTGCTCAAATGGCAGACCCTCGTGCGCAAGTTCTCGCGGGCGCCCGCCGACTCCGACGAAACCTCAGCCAGCCAGGTGAAGGCACTCGACGACGGCCGGGCGGCCAGTGCCCTCATGCTGCCGTGGGAGGTTGATGCCCTCACCAAGGCCCACGGTGTGTTCGCGCTTCCGGGGGAGTCAGAGGGGGCTGTCGCTCCGCAGCTGCTGGAGGGTTCGGACCTGGCGGTCTCGAGTGCCAGCATCAGACAGGGCCTGGCAGTGGAGTGGCTGGCCCGGTTCCTCGATGACTCGGTGCAGCGGCAGTTGGCCCGCGACACCAAGACCATTCCGGCTCTGGCCAGTGCAGTGTCCGAGTTGAAGGGGGATCCGGTCGCCGAAATCCAGGCGAAACTCGCGTCCGTGGGTCGCACCACTCCGCCTGCGGCGCTGTGGCCGGCAGTTGAGCGGGAGCAGGTCCTGCCAGACATGCTTCAGGCGATCATGACGAAGCCCGGGGCCTCAGAGTCCCCATCGGCGTCGGTGTCGGGCGGTAGTCCCAGTGGGCCTGTGAGTCCTTCTCCCTCGGCGCCGTCAACCGGGCTGTCGGGGTTCCCGTCACCCAGTGGCGTTCCCACCGCGTCGGCCACCTTGCCGAGCGGCCCGCCGTCACTGTCCCCCTCAGAAATGGCGACAGGTTCCTTGCCGACGGATCTGCCGTAG
- a CDS encoding DNA topoisomerase IV subunit B, translated as MTADPTPTARTPRRRADKDPGVYSAKQLRVLEGLDAVRKRPGMYIGSTDGRGLMHCLWEILDNAVDEALGGWCQHIEVHLFPDGSVEIRDDGRGVPVDKEPKTRLTGVEVVFTKLHAGGKFGGGSYTASGGLHGVGASVVNALSERLDVEVDRGGRIHTMSFRRGVPGVFAEPGPTSEFTRQSGLQVAGRCSAKKTGTRVRWWADTKIFTKGAAYDIDELRARIQQTTFLVPGVTIRLLDERNPDQVIDETFHHSGGIVDYVDHLTVGEPVTPVVRLAGTETFTETVPVLDDAGHMNPQDVDRELTVDIALRWTSGYDTVVRSFVNIIATPKGGTHIAGFERALVKTLNERLRAAKVIKASEDAIVKDDVLEGMTAVVTVRLAEPQFEGQTKEVLGTPAAAKIVAGVVNTELGRWFATPPRGDKIPAKNALEKVANAMRTRIQARQTRDLQRRKTALESSTLPAKLVDCRSRDVADSELFIVEGDSALGTAKLARNSEYQALLPIRGKILNVQKASVADMLKNAECAAIIQVIGAGSGRTFDPESVRYGKIIMMSDADVDGAHIRCLLLTLFYRYMRPLIEAGRVYAAVPPLHRIETVAAGKRGGEVIYTYSEAEMRQTMKDLDKKGIRVKDPVQRYKGLGEMDAAQLRDTTMSRSSRTLRRVGVEDAAAAEHVFHLLMGNEVAPRKEFLVTSSQDLDRERIDA; from the coding sequence GTGACCGCTGATCCCACTCCGACCGCGCGGACCCCGCGCCGCCGCGCCGACAAGGATCCCGGGGTGTACTCGGCGAAGCAGTTGCGGGTCCTCGAAGGGCTCGACGCGGTACGCAAGCGGCCGGGTATGTACATCGGGTCCACCGACGGTCGCGGTCTGATGCACTGCCTGTGGGAAATCCTCGACAACGCGGTCGACGAGGCGCTCGGAGGCTGGTGTCAGCACATCGAGGTCCATCTGTTCCCCGATGGCTCGGTCGAGATCCGTGACGATGGCCGCGGGGTCCCGGTCGACAAGGAGCCCAAGACCCGCCTCACCGGGGTCGAGGTTGTGTTCACGAAACTCCACGCCGGGGGCAAGTTCGGGGGTGGCTCTTATACGGCGTCAGGTGGCCTGCATGGCGTGGGCGCCTCCGTCGTCAACGCCTTGTCCGAGCGCCTCGACGTCGAGGTCGACCGCGGTGGCAGGATCCACACAATGTCCTTCCGCAGGGGGGTTCCCGGCGTTTTCGCCGAGCCCGGACCGACCTCCGAGTTCACGCGCCAGTCAGGTCTCCAGGTGGCTGGCCGATGCTCCGCCAAGAAGACCGGAACCCGGGTGCGCTGGTGGGCTGACACCAAAATCTTCACAAAAGGCGCCGCTTACGACATCGACGAGTTGCGGGCCCGAATCCAGCAGACCACCTTCCTGGTCCCTGGGGTCACGATTCGGCTGCTTGACGAGCGGAATCCAGACCAGGTCATCGACGAGACCTTCCACCACAGTGGCGGCATCGTCGACTACGTCGACCATCTCACCGTGGGGGAACCGGTGACGCCAGTGGTCCGGCTGGCCGGCACCGAGACCTTCACCGAGACCGTCCCGGTCCTGGATGACGCGGGTCACATGAACCCACAGGACGTCGATCGCGAACTGACCGTCGACATCGCCTTGCGCTGGACCTCCGGCTACGACACGGTCGTGCGCTCGTTCGTCAACATCATCGCGACGCCCAAGGGCGGCACTCACATCGCCGGCTTCGAGCGGGCCCTGGTCAAGACACTGAACGAACGGCTGCGAGCCGCCAAAGTCATCAAGGCCAGTGAGGATGCCATCGTCAAGGATGACGTGCTGGAGGGCATGACAGCCGTTGTCACGGTGCGGTTGGCGGAACCTCAGTTCGAAGGACAGACCAAGGAGGTCCTGGGGACTCCCGCGGCCGCGAAGATCGTCGCCGGAGTCGTCAACACCGAGCTCGGCCGCTGGTTCGCGACTCCACCCCGCGGCGACAAGATCCCGGCGAAGAACGCCCTCGAGAAGGTCGCCAACGCGATGCGGACCCGCATTCAGGCGCGCCAGACCCGCGATCTGCAACGACGCAAAACCGCGCTGGAATCCTCCACGTTGCCCGCCAAACTGGTGGACTGCCGCAGCCGGGACGTTGCTGACAGCGAACTCTTCATCGTCGAGGGCGACAGTGCCCTCGGCACCGCCAAACTCGCTCGCAACAGTGAGTACCAAGCACTCCTTCCGATTCGCGGCAAGATCCTCAACGTCCAGAAAGCCTCCGTCGCGGACATGCTCAAGAACGCCGAATGCGCGGCCATCATCCAGGTCATCGGGGCGGGGTCGGGGCGCACATTCGACCCAGAGTCCGTGCGCTACGGCAAGATCATCATGATGAGTGACGCGGATGTCGACGGCGCCCACATCAGGTGCCTTCTGCTGACGCTCTTTTATCGCTACATGCGCCCGTTGATCGAGGCCGGTCGGGTGTACGCGGCCGTTCCTCCGCTGCACCGCATCGAGACCGTCGCTGCCGGCAAGCGAGGCGGCGAGGTGATCTACACGTACTCCGAAGCCGAAATGCGTCAGACCATGAAGGACCTCGACAAGAAGGGGATCCGGGTCAAGGACCCCGTCCAGCGCTACAAGGGTCTCGGCGAGATGGATGCCGCCCAATTGCGGGACACGACGATGTCGCGATCGAGTCGAACCCTGCGTCGAGTCGGGGTCGAGGACGCGGCAGCAGCTGAACATGTGTTCCACCTGCTGATGGGCAACGAGGTAGCGCCGCGCAAGGAGTTCCTCGTGACGTCGTCGCAGGATCTCGATCGGGAACGCATCGACGCATGA
- a CDS encoding DUF456 domain-containing protein produces MIDILATLVAGAVIVLGIVGTVVPLLPGSLLVMAGVVLYAILINEPIAWAGAGVAVVVLVLGMVGKWLIPAKKVSGQVDNFPIIVGGICAVIGFFVIPVVGILVGFIVGVLGTELVRTRSWHRAWPATKTAIHAAGLSMLIELTSVVLAGCVWLATILALVVF; encoded by the coding sequence GTGATCGACATCCTGGCGACCCTCGTCGCCGGGGCTGTCATCGTTCTGGGGATCGTCGGCACCGTCGTCCCCCTCCTCCCCGGCTCACTTCTGGTCATGGCGGGGGTCGTCCTCTACGCGATTCTCATCAACGAACCCATTGCCTGGGCCGGTGCCGGCGTCGCTGTGGTCGTTCTGGTCCTGGGGATGGTGGGCAAGTGGCTCATCCCCGCCAAGAAGGTGTCCGGCCAGGTGGACAACTTCCCCATCATCGTCGGCGGCATCTGCGCCGTCATCGGCTTCTTCGTGATCCCGGTGGTCGGGATCCTCGTCGGTTTCATCGTGGGCGTGTTGGGCACCGAACTCGTGCGCACCCGCTCGTGGCACAGGGCGTGGCCCGCCACGAAGACCGCGATCCACGCCGCGGGCCTGTCCATGCTGATCGAGCTCACCTCGGTGGTGCTCGCAGGTTGTGTGTGGCTGGCGACCATACTGGCTCTCGTGGTCTTCTGA
- a CDS encoding amidase, with product MKFTEYRAMDATDMIQGIRDKQFTADELLDAAVDRLGQVNSRINAVVLDLTRRAATQISEGLPEGELSGVPLVVKDMDGTLADAVCTFGSRSLRDWIAPNDSTLFARYRRNGVVFVGKTNCPEFGIMGITEPEVHGPTRNPWNTNHTPGGSSGGSAAAVAAGIVPVGHAGDGGGSIRIPSAYCGLFGLKPSRGRMPMGPDVSEGWNGLALPHVITRSVRDSALFLQQTHGPDLGAPYGEPTGSTRFVAAAGRHPRKLRVGVTRRAFLADDQHREIVAAVDNTAGLLAELGHDVVELDLTFDAEQVAEAYLTINAANIARDIAETRTKTGRDPKPQNFERATWFLGQVGNALSAHELEDALAVVGSLTRSIARQTEAIDVHVSATTAQPPAAVGELGLGLAERLGLSTIRRVSAVAGPTMNPVFRQAIRQLASDSLARTPNTQIFNMTGQPAMSVPLAWTTTGLPIGIQFAAAPGQEALLLSLGAQLEEARPWFDRTPPL from the coding sequence ATGAAGTTCACGGAGTACCGGGCGATGGACGCCACGGACATGATCCAGGGGATTCGGGACAAGCAGTTCACAGCTGACGAACTCCTCGACGCGGCCGTGGACCGGCTGGGACAGGTCAACTCACGGATCAACGCCGTTGTCCTCGACCTGACCCGACGGGCCGCGACCCAGATCTCCGAAGGTCTGCCGGAGGGCGAGTTGTCGGGTGTGCCCCTGGTCGTGAAGGACATGGACGGGACCCTCGCGGATGCCGTGTGCACCTTCGGGTCCCGGTCGCTGCGCGACTGGATCGCCCCCAACGACTCGACCCTGTTCGCGCGCTACCGTCGCAACGGCGTGGTGTTCGTCGGCAAGACCAACTGCCCCGAGTTCGGCATCATGGGCATCACCGAGCCCGAGGTCCATGGACCGACGCGTAACCCCTGGAACACCAACCACACGCCGGGTGGATCCAGCGGCGGTTCCGCCGCTGCCGTGGCGGCGGGAATCGTCCCAGTCGGCCACGCCGGTGACGGTGGCGGCTCCATCCGAATCCCCAGCGCCTACTGCGGGCTTTTCGGCCTGAAACCGAGCCGCGGTCGGATGCCGATGGGTCCGGACGTGAGCGAGGGCTGGAACGGGCTCGCGCTGCCGCACGTGATCACGCGCAGCGTGCGCGACAGCGCATTGTTCCTGCAGCAAACCCACGGACCGGACCTCGGCGCCCCGTACGGGGAACCCACTGGCAGCACTCGTTTCGTCGCCGCTGCAGGTCGGCATCCCCGCAAGCTGCGGGTGGGCGTTACTCGCCGCGCCTTCCTCGCCGACGACCAGCATCGCGAGATCGTGGCGGCTGTCGACAACACCGCCGGGCTCCTGGCAGAGCTCGGTCACGACGTCGTCGAACTCGATCTGACCTTCGACGCAGAGCAGGTCGCCGAGGCCTATCTGACGATCAATGCCGCGAACATCGCCCGAGACATCGCCGAGACGCGGACCAAGACGGGACGCGATCCCAAGCCTCAGAACTTCGAACGGGCGACATGGTTCCTCGGGCAGGTCGGCAACGCCTTGTCTGCCCACGAGCTGGAGGACGCCCTCGCCGTGGTCGGCAGCCTCACCCGGTCGATCGCCCGACAGACCGAGGCCATCGATGTTCACGTCAGCGCCACGACCGCACAACCTCCCGCGGCCGTTGGTGAGTTGGGGCTGGGACTGGCCGAACGTTTGGGACTTTCCACGATCCGCAGGGTCTCGGCCGTCGCCGGTCCCACGATGAATCCGGTGTTCCGTCAGGCGATTCGCCAGTTGGCGTCGGACTCGCTGGCCCGCACCCCGAACACCCAGATCTTCAACATGACCGGCCAGCCGGCCATGAGTGTTCCGTTGGCCTGGACCACGACCGGACTCCCCATCGGCATCCAGTTCGCCGCCGCGCCCGGCCAAGAGGCACTGCTGTTGTCGCTGGGGGCGCAACTCGAGGAAGCGCGGCCGTGGTTCGACCGCACCCCGCCCCTGTGA
- a CDS encoding EAL domain-containing protein, protein MADQADSGQVDPLWRAAIDVAPDLMCIRDADGRFVAVNRAFAQLVQLPATDIVGRTVRELWPRPTADRMDRHDAEVRERRAGVTYVNIFGSDEDAVELLVTTELLRSGAHDGLLFSVARNLTALQDLDVAIHDREFVFRDLFDKVGDGIFITDLETMRFRAFNTAAHESLGYTRAEMAAMSVGDLQADGGHHWPAETREHLLAHGRARFSSRHRRKDGGIREVEVDLTLSEIGGRPVLIAVVHDITELQFQSQLLAEAEQLAQLGSWNLDLTTDELHWSAETHRIFETDPGSFTPDYDAFLEFVHPDDRHLLTEAYRRSVETHSPYSIEHRVLFRDGRVKFIHERGRTEYGSDGLPLRSIGTAQDVTELRQARDSLEKLAFEDHLTGLPNRTAARNELERMLQRGAPVAVLQLDLVEFQQINGTYGHEFGDEVLRRVGRTLARLLPAKDHLSRIGGDEFLILSPGISSEEALELANRVRAAVQLVTSGPLDVPIRLDTRVGLAVGSDPDAGTLLQHADIALHLARGAEACQLYREDMSEVMRQHMVVLSRFDQALERDQLFLEYQAQVDSDGALTGAEALVRWRTENNEVLPPGAFIPIIEGTPLVERLGVWVLDRAARQMADWRSQGLPFPSVSVNLSPRHFLTEPGISPVLLATLERYGLPRDALEVEITESVVMPLTGQIPADVERLAASGVPIAIDDFGTGYSSLSMLYRIPLHRLKIDRSLIRGVPSNTGAASIVSATIALAEALNLECLAEGVETAEELAWLRSAGFNRYQGFLFARPQPPEVFAQRWLAAPDAAIGGT, encoded by the coding sequence ATGGCGGATCAAGCCGACTCCGGCCAGGTTGATCCCCTGTGGCGGGCCGCCATCGACGTAGCTCCGGACCTCATGTGTATCCGTGACGCGGACGGGCGATTCGTCGCCGTGAATCGCGCTTTCGCGCAACTGGTCCAACTCCCCGCCACCGACATTGTGGGGCGCACTGTACGTGAGTTGTGGCCACGCCCGACCGCCGACCGCATGGATCGCCACGATGCGGAGGTGCGGGAACGGCGAGCCGGCGTCACCTACGTCAATATCTTCGGGTCGGACGAAGACGCGGTGGAACTGCTGGTGACAACCGAGCTGTTGCGGTCGGGCGCACACGATGGACTGTTGTTCTCCGTTGCCCGCAATCTCACGGCGCTGCAAGACCTCGATGTCGCCATCCATGACCGGGAGTTCGTCTTTCGAGACCTCTTCGACAAGGTCGGCGACGGGATCTTCATCACCGACCTGGAGACCATGCGCTTCCGCGCCTTCAACACTGCGGCACACGAATCGCTCGGGTATACACGAGCCGAGATGGCGGCGATGAGTGTCGGCGACCTGCAAGCAGACGGGGGGCACCACTGGCCCGCGGAAACCCGAGAACATCTGCTCGCCCACGGTCGGGCCCGCTTCTCGAGCCGACATCGCCGCAAGGATGGTGGTATCCGCGAGGTGGAAGTCGACCTCACCCTGTCCGAGATCGGTGGTCGGCCCGTGCTCATCGCCGTGGTCCATGACATCACCGAACTTCAGTTCCAGTCACAATTGCTCGCGGAGGCCGAACAGCTGGCCCAACTGGGCAGTTGGAATCTCGATCTGACAACCGATGAGTTGCATTGGTCGGCCGAGACACATCGGATCTTCGAGACGGATCCTGGGAGTTTCACTCCGGACTACGACGCGTTCCTCGAGTTCGTCCACCCGGATGACCGTCACCTTCTCACTGAGGCATACCGTCGATCTGTCGAGACCCACTCCCCGTACTCCATCGAACATCGGGTGCTCTTCCGCGATGGGAGGGTCAAGTTCATCCACGAGCGCGGAAGGACTGAATACGGCAGCGACGGGCTTCCACTCCGCTCGATCGGTACCGCGCAGGACGTGACGGAGCTTCGTCAAGCGCGCGACTCCTTGGAGAAGCTGGCATTTGAGGACCATCTCACCGGGCTACCCAACCGCACAGCGGCCCGAAACGAACTGGAACGGATGTTGCAGAGAGGGGCCCCGGTCGCAGTGCTCCAGTTGGACCTCGTGGAGTTTCAGCAGATCAACGGCACCTACGGCCATGAGTTCGGTGACGAAGTGCTGCGCCGCGTGGGCCGGACGCTGGCCCGCCTGTTGCCCGCCAAGGATCACCTCTCGCGTATTGGCGGGGACGAGTTCTTGATCCTCAGCCCGGGGATCTCGTCCGAAGAAGCCCTCGAACTTGCCAATCGTGTGCGGGCAGCCGTTCAGCTCGTCACTTCGGGCCCTCTTGACGTTCCGATCCGATTGGACACTCGCGTGGGATTGGCAGTGGGATCGGACCCGGATGCGGGCACCCTGCTGCAGCACGCGGATATCGCCCTGCACCTTGCGCGGGGAGCCGAAGCCTGTCAGCTCTATCGCGAGGACATGTCCGAGGTGATGCGCCAGCACATGGTCGTGTTGTCACGTTTCGATCAGGCTCTCGAGCGCGACCAACTCTTTCTGGAGTACCAGGCCCAAGTGGACTCCGACGGTGCGTTGACCGGCGCCGAGGCCTTGGTCCGGTGGCGAACGGAGAACAACGAGGTTCTTCCCCCAGGCGCGTTCATCCCGATCATCGAGGGGACACCCCTCGTCGAAAGACTGGGGGTGTGGGTCCTCGACCGCGCGGCAAGACAGATGGCTGATTGGCGCAGCCAGGGGCTGCCTTTCCCCTCGGTGTCCGTGAACCTGTCACCACGGCACTTCCTCACAGAGCCGGGAATCTCGCCCGTGCTACTGGCGACTTTGGAACGCTACGGGCTTCCCCGAGATGCCCTCGAGGTCGAGATCACCGAGTCGGTCGTGATGCCGTTGACGGGACAGATTCCCGCCGACGTCGAACGTCTCGCTGCGTCGGGGGTTCCGATCGCCATCGACGACTTCGGCACCGGTTATTCGTCACTGTCCATGCTTTACCGGATTCCGTTGCACCGTTTGAAGATCGACCGGTCACTGATCCGGGGGGTACCCAGCAATACGGGAGCAGCGTCGATTGTGTCAGCGACGATCGCACTGGCGGAGGCGCTCAATCTCGAGTGTCTCGCCGAGGGGGTCGAAACCGCCGAGGAGTTGGCTTGGCTACGCTCGGCGGGCTTCAACCGCTACCAAGGCTTCCTTTTCGCCCGCCCACAGCCGCCGGAAGTGTTCGCCCAGCGCTGGCTGGCTGCACCTGACGCCGCAATCGGCGGAACCTGA
- the ftsY gene encoding signal recognition particle-docking protein FtsY yields MEIVIALVVLLVVLGVGFIAVRSRRRAELPPAPEKPEILPGVNDDASEPRDTPLRDIEDISLDGAVGTAVLEPPTPTVEQPAPALGRMARLRARLARSNTALGKGLLALLSSGKLDDATWEEIEDTLLVADVGIAGATDLVERLKTRVKVEGTEDPEHVRQMLREELLVSVDPGLDRSLNTVRIGADPSVVLVVGVNGTGKTTTTGKLARLLVAEDQDVVLGAADTFRAAATQQLQTWGERVGVPVIHGPEGSDPASVAYDAVSAGIETEADVVVVDTAGRLHTKTGLMDELGKVKRVVEKQVPVSEVLLVLDATTGQNGMTQARVFSEVVAITGIVLTKLDGTAKGGIVISVQRELGVPVKLVGLGEGPDDLAPFDPTTFVDALIEA; encoded by the coding sequence GTGGAAATCGTCATCGCTCTCGTCGTCTTGCTGGTCGTCCTCGGAGTCGGCTTCATCGCCGTGCGTTCCCGGAGACGGGCGGAGTTGCCCCCCGCACCCGAGAAGCCGGAGATTCTCCCTGGCGTCAACGACGACGCCTCGGAGCCGCGCGACACACCATTGCGCGACATCGAGGACATCTCGCTGGACGGTGCTGTCGGCACGGCAGTGCTGGAACCACCGACTCCCACGGTGGAACAGCCAGCGCCCGCGCTGGGACGTATGGCTCGGCTGCGGGCTCGCTTGGCGCGCTCGAACACCGCGCTGGGCAAGGGATTGTTGGCACTGCTGTCGTCCGGCAAACTCGACGACGCCACCTGGGAAGAGATCGAGGACACACTCCTTGTCGCAGACGTCGGCATCGCCGGAGCAACAGATCTCGTCGAGCGACTCAAGACCCGGGTCAAGGTGGAGGGCACTGAGGATCCCGAACACGTGCGGCAGATGCTGCGTGAGGAGTTGCTCGTCTCAGTCGACCCAGGACTGGATCGATCGCTCAATACCGTTCGAATCGGCGCCGACCCCTCGGTGGTCCTGGTCGTGGGTGTGAACGGCACCGGAAAGACCACCACAACCGGCAAACTTGCCCGACTCTTGGTCGCCGAGGACCAAGATGTGGTTCTCGGTGCGGCCGACACCTTCCGCGCTGCGGCGACCCAGCAGTTGCAGACCTGGGGCGAACGAGTAGGAGTACCGGTGATTCACGGCCCCGAGGGCAGTGACCCCGCTTCCGTGGCCTACGACGCAGTTTCGGCGGGAATCGAGACCGAAGCGGACGTGGTGGTTGTCGACACCGCCGGTCGACTGCACACCAAGACCGGCCTCATGGACGAACTGGGGAAGGTCAAGCGTGTCGTCGAGAAGCAGGTTCCGGTCAGCGAAGTGCTGCTGGTGCTCGACGCCACCACCGGTCAGAACGGGATGACGCAGGCGCGAGTCTTCTCAGAGGTCGTGGCCATCACCGGCATCGTCTTGACCAAACTCGACGGCACCGCCAAAGGCGGCATCGTCATCTCGGTCCAGCGCGAGTTGGGCGTACCCGTGAAGTTGGTCGGTCTGGGTGAAGGCCCGGACGACCTGGCGCCATTCGATCCCACCACGTTCGTCGACGCCCTGATCGAGGCCTGA
- a CDS encoding cytochrome P450: MTTTFEDRLAATREALELLEVPQPAGVQRPPGPSSARSMARLLTRRVAPYQLFTEISSTHHPIGHVKLGGAHLYLLSDPDVIWQGFVGEAKSLAKGRGLQFTRPLLGDGLLTSEGAVHLRNRRLVQPVFHRQRIRGYADGMVAATNRVSHRWRRMSGGSPVRIDVVQQMSGLTLDVVGSTLFGDDLTGNAGDIGRSLDVVLAGFTRMMRPGALVAMRVATPARTRMITAVDRLDTVIAALIARKRAEVAAGHPGADVLSLLLQTVDEETGESLSDQEIRDETMTMVLAGHETTAMALSWALRDLTMNPSALQWLREEVDNVDPEGFDALPQLPRTYAVIAEGMRLHPPAWVVGRYVTAPINLAGYDVPPGTSILASQYAMHRDPRFWPDPWAFRPQRWISPTGSFDERTPDVPRGTWFPFGFGTRRCIGEQFAWVEAVLALAGLIRQWDIRVLAPEQVRPLAAVTLRPRDGMPAVLRPR; encoded by the coding sequence ATGACCACCACCTTCGAGGACCGACTCGCCGCAACCCGTGAGGCCCTCGAGCTTCTCGAGGTGCCGCAGCCGGCCGGGGTGCAGCGCCCCCCTGGGCCTTCGTCCGCCCGCAGCATGGCTCGTCTGTTGACGCGTCGGGTCGCTCCCTATCAGTTGTTCACCGAGATCAGTTCTACGCACCATCCCATCGGACACGTGAAACTCGGCGGCGCCCACCTGTATCTGTTGTCCGATCCCGATGTCATCTGGCAGGGCTTCGTGGGAGAGGCGAAGTCGCTGGCGAAGGGACGCGGGCTGCAGTTCACCCGGCCACTGCTCGGCGACGGATTGCTCACCTCGGAGGGAGCCGTGCACCTGCGCAACCGCCGCCTCGTGCAACCAGTGTTCCATCGCCAACGGATCCGCGGATACGCCGACGGTATGGTCGCCGCCACAAATCGTGTGTCACATCGGTGGCGGCGTATGTCGGGCGGCTCGCCCGTGCGCATCGACGTGGTCCAGCAGATGTCCGGTCTGACGCTGGACGTGGTCGGCAGCACGCTGTTCGGTGACGACCTCACCGGTAACGCGGGTGACATCGGCCGGTCGCTCGATGTTGTCCTGGCGGGCTTCACACGCATGATGCGACCGGGCGCCCTGGTCGCCATGCGTGTGGCGACACCAGCTCGCACACGCATGATCACGGCCGTGGATCGCCTCGACACGGTGATCGCGGCACTGATCGCTCGCAAGCGCGCTGAAGTTGCTGCCGGTCACCCGGGCGCCGACGTGTTGTCCCTGCTGTTGCAGACAGTGGACGAGGAGACAGGGGAGTCGCTCAGTGACCAGGAGATCCGCGACGAAACCATGACCATGGTGCTCGCCGGCCACGAGACCACGGCCATGGCTTTGTCCTGGGCGCTGCGGGATCTGACCATGAACCCCTCGGCCCTGCAGTGGCTGCGCGAGGAAGTCGACAACGTCGACCCCGAAGGATTCGACGCCTTGCCCCAGTTGCCGCGCACCTACGCGGTCATCGCCGAGGGAATGCGTCTGCATCCCCCCGCGTGGGTGGTCGGCAGGTACGTCACGGCGCCCATCAACCTCGCGGGGTACGATGTGCCGCCGGGAACGTCGATTCTGGCCTCCCAGTACGCCATGCATCGCGACCCTCGATTCTGGCCCGATCCTTGGGCTTTCCGACCGCAGCGCTGGATATCGCCGACCGGATCGTTCGATGAGCGCACGCCGGATGTTCCTCGGGGCACCTGGTTCCCGTTCGGCTTCGGGACCCGTCGCTGCATCGGTGAGCAGTTCGCCTGGGTGGAGGCCGTTTTGGCGCTGGCCGGCCTGATCCGTCAATGGGACATCCGGGTCCTGGCACCGGAGCAGGTGCGTCCGTTGGCGGCCGTGACGCTGCGTCCTCGCGACGGGATGCCCGCGGTGCTCCGCCCCCGCTGA